The genomic stretch CCCACCTCGAAGCGCGGCACGTCCAGCGCCGTCACCTGCCTCTGGATGGCTTCAAGGCTTCGATCACGGCGGGTTTCAGGTACTCCGCCACCGCTTGCGCGTCCAGCATGTTCTGCACCTTGGGCGGGGCCAGCCAAAGCCAAAAGCCGCTCACGAGCGCCGCCGTAACCAACCCCGTTACCACGGCTAGGCCGTAGTGCCTCCACTCCATCCGCTGCCCGGCTTGGTTCAGGCTCTCGGCGGCTTGGCTCGCTGCAGCTACCGCGTCCTTGTAGCCCTTCACCGACTCCGATAGCTGGCGCGTGAACGTCTCGCCCTGCTCCCGGCTCTTGCGGTCGATCTCGGCCAGCGTCTGCCGGGTCTCGTCGGCCAGCGCCGCCATTGCTTGGGCCAGCGGCTCCAGCGTCGCGGCCAAGTCCTCCGCGCTCTGGTGCTTGGCCTGCCTCACTGTCTCGATCTGGCTCGCCAAACGCTCTAGCCGCGTCTCGTTCGATGCTGCGGCGGACTGCCGCAAAGTCTCTGTCTTGCTCATAGCTGATGCCCCTTTTCTGGATGCCTGCGGCGGTGTAGCCCTTCCCTAAGTCGCTGCCCTTCATGGTCACGCCGTCCAGCCGGTACGACAGACCGGACAGCTTCGCGCCGTTGAGCTGGGCCACCGGCACCACCTCCACGCCTGCCGCCTCCAGTCGCTCCTGGTACTCGCTGAAGCTGCGGCAATCCCTGGCGCACGCGTCACAAATCTGCTGGAGCTGCTGCCGGGCGCTGGGCTGGCCGGTGCGGGCGTGCTGCTCGATCTCGCCCTTGGTCGGCGCTTTGCGCTCGGCCTCGATGCTCGGGGCCACCCGTTGCAGGCCGTAATCCCGTTCGATCTCTCGCATGATGGTTTCCTGCCGCTTGTAGTCCTGCCCGTCGCTGACCACCTCGCCGGCGTGGGTGATGCGGTTCGCCAAGATGTGGATGTGCTCGTGCTCGGTGTCGGTGTGCCGGGTGATGACGAACTGGTTGTCCTTGAAGCCCATCCCGCGCAAATAACGCTGCCCGACTTCCCGCCACTGCTCATCCGTAAGCTTTTCGCCGGGGGCGGCGGATAGCGAAACATGCATAACTGCCTTGCCCAAGTTCGGGCGAAGCTTGCGAATCTCGCCAAATTCTGCGGCGAGTTCTCGCGGGTTTTGCCCGGCCATGTTGCTATCAATGACGCGGCCCTTCTCTTTCGTGAGGTCGTATTCCAGCGCCCCACGGAAGCCGCGGCCCTTGACCATCTTGGCAATCATTCGCCGCCACCCGCGCCAATGAGGGCCAGCCGAAGCCGCCCGACTTCACCGGCCAGCCGCTGCAAAAGCGCGTCGGCAACGGTGACGGGGCGGCCTTCGTTCGCCAGCCGGGTTAGCTGGTTGAGGTTGGCCGCGAGTCTCGCCAGTTCGGCGTACTGCTCGCGGTTGATGGGCGGGACTGGTGGCGACGGTAGGCGTCGGGATAGCGCCGCTTCCCGCAGCCACTGTGCCGGGGTCATGCCCATCTGATCGGCCTTGGCCCGGAGTGCGGCGTATTCCTCCGCCGACACCCGGACGCCAATGGTCGAGGCGCGCACGGCGGAGGGGTCGCCCTTGGGGCGGCCTCCTCTGCCTTTGCGCGGTGGGGTTGTTTCTGCCGTCATGAACGAGCCTCCAACGAGTGAATGCGGCGGGCGGTGCCGACCGAAGGGAGCGCCGCCGGGGTGCAGGGGCGCAGCCCATGCCAAGCCGTTTGAGCGAAGCGAAAACATGGCTTGCTTCTAACCAACTACGCCACCGATAACCACATCATACGCCAGTCGATGCGGGGGGAAAAACGGCGGGGACAGGATCTGCCTTCCGCAGCGCCTCAAGCTGCCCGGCAAGTCGTGCGGCCTGCTCGCGGGCCTCTGCTGCCACCTTGCGAGCCTCGTCACGCTCGGCCTGCGCCTGCCGGGTTTCCTGCGCTGCTGCGGCGCGGGCGGTGTCGTGGGCCTGTGCAGCCTTGGCGGCCTGCTGCTCGATCTGCTCGGCGCGGGCCTCTGCGCGGCTCACACGGTCGGCGCACGCCTCCAGCTTGGCGGCCAGCACGGCGGCCTGTTGTTCGGCGGCGGTGCGGCCCTGCTGTGCCTCGGCCAATGCGGCGCGTAGGCGCACAAGCTCGGCGGCCTGCTCGCTCACGCGCTCGGCCTGCGCCTCGATCTTGTGCCGGGCGGTTGCCACCTCCAGCCGCGCAGACTCTGCCGCCTGCTGCTCGCGCTCGATGCGCTGCTGCGCCTCGGCCAAGTCGGCGGCCTGCTGGGCGGCTTTGCCTGCCAGCGTGTCGCGCTCAGTGGTCAGCACGGCCACCTGCTCGGCCAGCTCGTCGCGTTCGTCTTCCAGCACCTCGCCAGCGGCGGCCAGTTCGGCGGCCTCCGCCTGCGCCTGCACCAGACGGCCCTCGATCTCGCCGCGTGCCCGCGATGCGGCCCGCTCGATCTCGGCGGCAATGGCAGCGGTCAGCGCCTGCGGCAGTTCCGGCGCAGCGGCGGCGGCCACCGGGCGAGCCTCACGCCACGCGGCCAGATGCTTGTGGATGGTGTTCGGGCTGCCGGTGTCGCCCAACCGCTCCCGCACCGCCCGGATGGTCGGCTGCTGACCCTCGCCTGCCAGCGCATCAGCGACGGCGGCGACCTGCTCAAAAGTGATGCCCTGACGTGCCATGATCGTTGCTCCTTTCGTACCGTATCGGTGTAAATCGTATCAATACAGATATGATACGCAATACAGATACGATACGCAAGCGGTTTTCGTAACGTACCGCTGCCCGGTCGGCTGCTCGTTTTTGGTGAAACACCGTGCTGACGCCTCGCCTTCGGCTCGTTGTCGGCCAGCCGTCGAACGAAAAGCGGAGCTTTCCGCCCGCCGCCCGGCTCCGGCCAGAAACGGGCCTACAGCGCGTTTTGAGAAGGTAAGAAAGGGGGCAGGCAGGGCCACGTCGAGAAAACGCCGCCACGGGCCGCCTACTAGTGGAGAGGGGGTCAAGCGAACCGTGGAATAAAGGGGGTAGCCCGTAGGGGGGCACCGTTGATGCCGCGAAAGTCGCTTGATGCCCTCGGAGCGCCCCAGCCTGAGCGAGTGGGGGCAGGACGAAGGGCGAAGACCGCCACCCTGCCCCCCGAGCCTCACGGCGGCGAGTGGCCCCCGGCAGGGCCGCCGGAGGCATCTTGCAAACACGATCAAGGCGACAGCCGTTTGACCGCATCCACAAATGACAATCTGAACAGGTGCATGGCCAGGTCGATGGCACCGCCGCCCTGCTCTTTCCGCGTGTCGTACCACTTCGGCCCGGTCGCCAGTAGCTCAACACCGCCGCCACCAATGGACACATTCAGCCGCACCGTAGCCTTGTCCTTCACCGGCACAAAGCCAGGATCACGTTTCCAGTACAGGCCCAGCCGGTCTAGCGTTTCCTGCACCGTCATTGCCCGCAACGAATCCAGCAGCGCGGGCGGAAAGGATCGACGGGCGCGACTCATGACAGCCACCCGAGGAACTGGACGAGGGGGCCGCGCCGTTCAGGCGCTATTCAAAGGCAGGCGCTATTCAAGCAGGCTATCAAAGGCAGGCGCTATTCAAAGGCAGGCGCTATTCAAAGGCAGGCGCTATTCAAAGGCAGGCGCTATTCAAAGGCAGGCGCTATTCAAAGGCAGGCGCTATTCAAAGGCAGGCGCTATTCAAAGGCAGGCGCTATTCAAAGGCAGGCGCTATTCAAAGGCAGGCGCTATTCAAAGGCAGGCGCTATTCAAAGGCAGGCGCTACGCGCCGGGCGTAGGCTTCGCCATTAGTAATACGCATGGACTTGGGACACTCTCCCGGCTCTGCGATGTAGCGCCCGGCAGCGGTCTTGCTAATGCCCATCTGTGCAGCAATGGCCCGCACGCTCAGACCCTGCGCCTTGAGGGCCAAAGCCTGCGCCTGCTTGGCGCTGGCTGCTTCCAGATAGGAAGCACGATCGACAGCCCCAGCGGCACGTCTGCGGGCTTTCTCGCGCTCGCTGTGGCGCTCTGCGGCCATGTCCCGGCTGATGAGCGTGCGCAGCTTGCGCTGCTCGTCGTCGGTGATGTGAAACAGGCTGATAAGCGTGTCGTTCTTGGGCGTGTAGAGCGGCGCAAACTGCTTGCCGCCGAACTCCACCTTTTCCCCGGCTTCGTGGGCCTTGGCCTTGGCGTACAGCGTCATAAGCTCGGCGCTGCGGTAGTTCCACCGTGGGTCAAGCTCACGGGCCAGCGCGGCGGCCTCGTGGTACATCTGGCCGGTGTGCGTCGCACCTGACAGCAGCAGGAAATTCAGCCGCCAAAACAGGTGCTGCATCCGCTCACCCTCGGCCACGCCGCCGCGCAGCGCGGCCAGCGTGCGCAAGTCCTCCAGGCGATCCCACGCCAGTTGCCGCCCGTTGAGCGTGCGCAGGTTGCCGGTTTGGCCGCCCGGCAGCAGCTTGAACTGGCGACGGTCGGCGCGGGCCTTGCGGTCGGCCTCGATGTCCCAGCGGGCCACCGGCAGCAGCGCCTCGGCCAGATACTCGAAGTTGTACCGGATCGGCTCGCCGTCCGGGCCTAGCTCAACGTGGATGACGCGGCAAACCTCGCCGCTCTTGCTGTTCACCGTATTGACCAGCCGGAGCACGCGGCTTGCATCCTTGGCCGCTGGATCAGCGCCCAGCCCGGCCAGACGGTCGATCAGGTAACGCTGGCAGGCATTCCAGCGTGGCAGCGCCTGACGCGGCAAGGTGCCATCCAGCAGCCACTTTGCTTGCACGCCACGGCCAGAGAAAACGAGGATCGACGGCGGCGGCACGCCTTCGTCGTAGCAGCGGAACATGACAGCGGCGGCCAGTTGCTCGGGGCTGCGCCCCTGCGCCCACGGCTCGCGGTAGGTGTCCAGATCGGCGAACAGCAAGCCGATGCGGGCCAAGTTGACCACGCGGCGATTGGGCTTGATGAACTCAGCCTGAGACAGCCAGGTATCCCGGCTGTGGTCGAGCATGGAGAGCACCACGGGCATCTGTGACAGCCGGTAACTGTCCTGCTTCTTGCCGCTGCCCTCGCCCGTCGCCATGAGCAACGAGAAAAAGCCCTGCCGGGCTGTGTCGTGATAGCAACCCGCCTCATCGGCTGGGCTGAAAAGTCGTAGCTGTGCTTGCCCCATAACCCTCTTTCCGCTTGTGCGGCAAGAGGTAGGGCGCTACAATGCAGACCATAGTTTGGGTGTTTCTGGTCGTCTGCATCGGTCACGCCTTGGGGTTCCAAACAGTGCCACCTGCTAGGTTCCCACCTCTTGCCAAGCCCCGCTGCCACGCGGGGCTTTGCTTTTTCATCCATCTGAACTCCGCTCCTTCGCTTCCAAAGTTCGCGGAATCCAGCCTTTTGCATTCGCCGTCCAGTGCAGCACGCCATGCTGCCGCAGCACTGCCGCCGCGCCATCGAAAGAGCGAAAAAACCGGATGCCTCCCCGGTACTGGCCGAGAATGCGCCGCTCGTTGCCAACGTGCAGCACGATCACCAGCCCGCGCTCTGTGTTCTCGATGACAGCGCCCTTGATCTCATGCGGTGCGTTCTTCGCAAACGCCTTGAAATGAGAGGGCGGCAGTACCTCCAGACTCAACGGTTCCATTTCAACCATCACTTTATACCCCACGCGCCGTATTTCATCAACATTATTAAATTTCGCCAAATCAAAAATGTATGGACTATAGTCCATGCTTTTGACCCGTCCAGCCGGTTAAGTGATTACTCAATCACTCTTTTCATCAAGTGAGCGCACCAGTTCGCGCAGAATGTCCGTGATGCTGCGCCCGGTCTTGGCGGCGTAAATCTTCAGCTTCGTGTGCTCGGCCCGGTCGAGGTCGAAATTCACCCGGACGGTGGCGGCCTTGTCGGCAAGGTCGGACAAGGTAGGGCCAGCCTTCGCGGCGCTCGGGCGGCCTGCTTTCATGCCAAGTTTCCCGCTACTCATTTTCACCTACTCCTTAATTACTCAAATGGTGCAATTGAGGAAACGGCGCACTTCCTCAGCCAGCGCCCGGATTTCCTCGGCGGCCTCGCTCGTCGGCTCTTGGTCAATGGCCGTGGTGCCGCTGGCCGCGCTGCTCGGGTAGATGACGCGCTGCGTGATGCGCGTTTGCAGGATCGGCAGGCCGTACCCGGCCAGCGCCTCGGAGACTTCCGCACCAATCTTGGTGC from Chitinibacter bivalviorum encodes the following:
- a CDS encoding IncQ-type mobilization protein MobB gives rise to the protein MSKTETLRQSAAASNETRLERLASQIETVRQAKHQSAEDLAATLEPLAQAMAALADETRQTLAEIDRKSREQGETFTRQLSESVKGYKDAVAAASQAAESLNQAGQRMEWRHYGLAVVTGLVTAALVSGFWLWLAPPKVQNMLDAQAVAEYLKPAVIEALKPSRGR
- a CDS encoding plasmid mobilization protein, which codes for MTAETTPPRKGRGGRPKGDPSAVRASTIGVRVSAEEYAALRAKADQMGMTPAQWLREAALSRRLPSPPVPPINREQYAELARLAANLNQLTRLANEGRPVTVADALLQRLAGEVGRLRLALIGAGGGE
- a CDS encoding DNA-binding protein — protein: MARQGITFEQVAAVADALAGEGQQPTIRAVRERLGDTGSPNTIHKHLAAWREARPVAAAAAPELPQALTAAIAAEIERAASRARGEIEGRLVQAQAEAAELAAAGEVLEDERDELAEQVAVLTTERDTLAGKAAQQAADLAEAQQRIEREQQAAESARLEVATARHKIEAQAERVSEQAAELVRLRAALAEAQQGRTAAEQQAAVLAAKLEACADRVSRAEARAEQIEQQAAKAAQAHDTARAAAAQETRQAQAERDEARKVAAEAREQAARLAGQLEALRKADPVPAVFPPASTGV
- a CDS encoding replication protein → MGQAQLRLFSPADEAGCYHDTARQGFFSLLMATGEGSGKKQDSYRLSQMPVVLSMLDHSRDTWLSQAEFIKPNRRVVNLARIGLLFADLDTYREPWAQGRSPEQLAAAVMFRCYDEGVPPPSILVFSGRGVQAKWLLDGTLPRQALPRWNACQRYLIDRLAGLGADPAAKDASRVLRLVNTVNSKSGEVCRVIHVELGPDGEPIRYNFEYLAEALLPVARWDIEADRKARADRRQFKLLPGGQTGNLRTLNGRQLAWDRLEDLRTLAALRGGVAEGERMQHLFWRLNFLLLSGATHTGQMYHEAAALARELDPRWNYRSAELMTLYAKAKAHEAGEKVEFGGKQFAPLYTPKNDTLISLFHITDDEQRKLRTLISRDMAAERHSEREKARRRAAGAVDRASYLEAASAKQAQALALKAQGLSVRAIAAQMGISKTAAGRYIAEPGECPKSMRITNGEAYARRVAPAFE
- the parC gene encoding ParC family partition-associated protein, coding for MDYSPYIFDLAKFNNVDEIRRVGYKVMVEMEPLSLEVLPPSHFKAFAKNAPHEIKGAVIENTERGLVIVLHVGNERRILGQYRGGIRFFRSFDGAAAVLRQHGVLHWTANAKGWIPRTLEAKERSSDG
- a CDS encoding plasmid partition protein ParG; translation: MSSGKLGMKAGRPSAAKAGPTLSDLADKAATVRVNFDLDRAEHTKLKIYAAKTGRSITDILRELVRSLDEKSD